The following are from one region of the Cyanobium gracile PCC 6307 genome:
- a CDS encoding glycosyltransferase family 4 protein, producing MRVAFAHYSQENDISGVTTWVMNLARRLRGDGVDVAIHFVGPPELQASEPPVFEELRRQGIAVFSTPRRSRIQADIADTIDFLNQWQPTVFLPQCKPAHYAAAALAGSLGLPWVLTLHSDDPDYWATVRHFGGALHAASIVCVSQHIQDELSRRATDRASSVIPYGVTLPERSAAFADDPFRVVFCGRIWEHQKRASLVIQALIGACRSHQSIRATLIGDGYARGACEHQVAEAGLGEAISFTGPLSPAEVQGRLAESQAILLMSDFEGLPIALLEAMAAGVVPVVRRIPSGIPELVAHERTGLLVSEDPAEAARAIVRLAADPDLWRRCSTAARTLVNGQYSADASYAQWRQLLEDLNRRHATASPYAIDPSRIRSLGRIDESLTQEYRTTPPLGERFAQALTTAVAKAKHRIRGVLDRRRQG from the coding sequence TTGAGAGTCGCCTTCGCCCATTACAGCCAGGAGAATGACATCAGCGGTGTCACCACCTGGGTGATGAATCTAGCCAGGCGACTGCGCGGTGATGGTGTCGACGTTGCCATCCATTTCGTGGGCCCACCGGAGCTTCAGGCCAGCGAACCTCCAGTATTCGAAGAATTGCGCCGTCAGGGCATCGCCGTGTTTTCCACCCCAAGGCGGTCCCGGATTCAGGCCGACATCGCGGACACCATCGATTTCCTCAACCAGTGGCAGCCCACGGTCTTTCTCCCCCAGTGCAAACCGGCCCACTACGCTGCAGCGGCCCTGGCCGGCAGCCTGGGCCTGCCCTGGGTGCTCACGCTCCATTCCGATGACCCGGACTACTGGGCGACGGTCCGCCACTTCGGCGGCGCCCTTCACGCCGCTTCCATCGTCTGCGTCTCCCAACACATCCAGGACGAACTCAGCCGCCGGGCCACCGATCGGGCCTCCAGCGTCATTCCCTACGGGGTGACCCTTCCGGAGCGAAGCGCCGCCTTCGCTGACGATCCCTTCCGGGTGGTGTTCTGCGGCCGCATCTGGGAACACCAGAAACGGGCCAGCCTGGTGATACAGGCCCTGATCGGCGCTTGCCGATCCCACCAGTCCATCCGGGCAACCCTGATCGGCGACGGCTATGCCCGAGGGGCCTGCGAACATCAGGTGGCCGAAGCCGGTCTCGGCGAAGCGATCAGCTTCACCGGCCCCCTTTCGCCAGCCGAGGTGCAGGGCCGGCTTGCCGAATCCCAGGCCATCCTGCTGATGTCCGATTTCGAGGGGCTGCCCATCGCCCTGCTGGAGGCGATGGCGGCGGGGGTGGTACCCGTGGTGCGACGTATCCCCAGCGGCATCCCCGAACTGGTGGCCCATGAACGCACCGGCCTGCTGGTGTCGGAAGATCCCGCAGAGGCGGCCCGCGCCATCGTGCGGCTGGCCGCTGATCCCGACCTCTGGCGCCGCTGCTCCACGGCAGCCAGGACCCTTGTGAACGGGCAGTACAGCGCCGACGCCAGTTACGCCCAATGGCGCCAGCTGCTCGAGGACCTCAACCGGCGGCACGCCACCGCGAGCCCCTATGCGATCGATCCCAGCCGGATCCGCAGCCTCGGCCGGATCGATGAGAGCTTGACCCAGGAGTACCGAACCACGCCGCCACTGGGCGAGCGGTTCGCTCAGGCCCTGACGACAGCCGTCGCCAAGGCCAAGCATCGGATCAGGGGCGTCCTGGACCGTCGCCGGCAGGGGTGA
- a CDS encoding sigma-70 family RNA polymerase sigma factor, with amino-acid sequence MGTPLHSALSLLKSSADGSSSSRTRPSGGSASSKPTATAKTTTRQGGRISADSIGWYLSTIGRVPLLTPAEEIELAHHVQAGKTLQSLVEGELTARQKRQLRMAQRARDRMMAANLRLVVSVAKKYQNQGLELLDLVQEGAIGLERAVDKFDPAMGYKFSTYAYWWIRQGMTRAIDNSARTIRLPIHISEKLSKMRRITRELSHRLGRQPNRLELAHAMGMQPEELEELMTQSAPCASLDAHARGEEDRSTLGELIADPASNEHFDSMDRHLQKEHLGAWLSQLNEREQKILRLRFGLEGAEPLTLAEIGRQINVSRERVRQLEAKAIMKLRLMSNLHQAA; translated from the coding sequence ATGGGGACACCTCTGCATTCCGCCCTCTCACTGCTGAAAAGCAGTGCAGATGGGTCTTCGTCCAGCCGGACCAGACCCAGCGGCGGTTCAGCCAGTTCCAAGCCGACAGCCACAGCCAAGACAACGACCCGCCAGGGGGGACGCATCAGCGCTGACTCCATTGGTTGGTATCTCAGCACCATCGGTCGTGTGCCGCTTCTCACACCGGCCGAGGAAATCGAACTCGCCCATCACGTCCAGGCCGGCAAGACGTTGCAGTCCCTCGTCGAAGGGGAGCTCACGGCCCGCCAGAAGCGCCAGCTGCGCATGGCCCAGCGGGCCCGCGACCGCATGATGGCCGCCAATCTGCGGCTGGTGGTGAGCGTCGCCAAGAAGTATCAGAACCAGGGCCTCGAACTGCTCGATCTGGTGCAGGAAGGGGCGATCGGCCTGGAGCGGGCCGTCGACAAATTCGACCCCGCCATGGGCTACAAGTTCTCCACGTACGCCTACTGGTGGATCCGCCAGGGAATGACGCGCGCCATTGATAACAGCGCCCGCACGATTCGCCTGCCGATTCACATCAGCGAGAAGCTCTCGAAGATGCGGCGCATCACCCGTGAGCTCTCCCACCGGCTCGGGCGCCAGCCCAACCGGCTCGAACTGGCCCATGCCATGGGCATGCAGCCGGAGGAGCTCGAGGAACTGATGACCCAGAGCGCCCCCTGCGCCTCCCTCGACGCCCACGCCCGTGGGGAGGAGGATCGCAGCACCCTGGGCGAGCTGATCGCCGACCCGGCCAGCAACGAGCACTTCGACTCGATGGACCGCCATCTGCAGAAGGAGCACCTCGGCGCCTGGCTCTCCCAGCTGAACGAACGGGAACAGAAGATCCTGCGGCTGCGCTTCGGCCTCGAGGGCGCCGAACCGCTCACCCTCGCCGAGATCGGCCGTCAGATCAACGTCTCCCGCGAACGGGTGCGCCAGCTGGAGGCCAAGGCGATCATGAAGCTGCGCCTGATGAGCAACCTTCACCAGGCCGCCTGA
- the ppk1 gene encoding polyphosphate kinase 1: MSSQPVVAPDLYINRELSWIDFNHRVLALALDEHTPLLEQAKFSAIFSNNLDEFFMVRVASLKSQLEAGVTSRSDDGLTPQEQLEAIQKKLRPLLEMQQQHYRHSLKTHLAEYGVQLLDYLRLNEAQTAWADDYFRKAIFPVLTPLAVDPAHPFPFLSNLSLNVAALIRDPDTGRQQFARVKVPQKILPRFVPIPTELSGVVPTPGYTAVPLEQLVAFNLRWLFPGMTIEGHYFFRITRDADLELRDLEADDLMEALQEGLRKRRVGGEVVRVEVADEMPEEVVHLLMEGTDVEPEDVYRTNGPLGLDDLMSLMAIPLSQLRDAPHKGRTAPALVRAQRSQLEDGSIKQEEFESIFSVLRRGDVLLHHPFDLFSTSVEEFLSQAAADASVLAIKMTLYRTSKDSPVVASLIRAAENGKQVMALVELKARFDEDNNIQWARQLERSGVHVVYGVLGLKTHTKVLLVVRREKGALRSYVHIGTGNYNSKTSSLYTDIGLLTAREDFGQDLVELFNYLTGFSKQQSFRKLLVAPVTLRKGMEGLIRREIEHSKSGRGGHIKAKMNALVDPAIIALLYEASAAGVRIELIIRGMCCLRPGVEGVSEGITVVSVIGRFLEHSRLFWFANGGQPEMFFGSADWMPRNLDRRVEAVAPIEDPRLQQQIEALLELYLTDTGAWHMHSDGHFAQRQHSGEPKLTQNLLMERWRGGLASEAKA, from the coding sequence ATGTCGTCGCAGCCGGTCGTCGCTCCCGATCTCTACATCAACCGCGAGCTGAGTTGGATCGACTTCAACCATCGGGTGCTGGCCCTGGCGCTCGATGAGCACACACCGCTGCTGGAGCAGGCCAAGTTCAGCGCCATCTTCAGCAACAACCTCGACGAGTTCTTCATGGTGCGGGTGGCTTCCCTGAAGTCCCAGCTGGAAGCAGGGGTCACCAGCCGCAGCGACGACGGCCTGACGCCCCAGGAGCAGCTGGAGGCGATCCAGAAGAAGCTGCGGCCCCTGCTGGAGATGCAGCAGCAGCACTACCGCCACTCCCTCAAGACCCATCTGGCCGAGTACGGGGTCCAGCTGCTCGACTACCTGCGACTCAACGAGGCCCAGACAGCCTGGGCCGACGACTACTTCCGCAAGGCGATCTTTCCGGTGCTCACCCCCCTGGCGGTGGACCCGGCCCACCCCTTCCCGTTCCTGAGCAACCTGAGCCTCAACGTGGCGGCCTTGATCCGCGATCCGGACACGGGCCGGCAGCAGTTCGCCCGGGTGAAGGTGCCGCAGAAGATCCTGCCGCGCTTCGTGCCGATCCCCACCGAGCTGAGCGGCGTCGTGCCCACCCCTGGCTACACGGCGGTTCCGCTCGAGCAGCTGGTGGCCTTCAACCTGCGCTGGCTGTTCCCCGGCATGACCATCGAGGGGCACTACTTCTTCCGGATCACCCGGGACGCCGACCTGGAACTGCGGGATCTGGAGGCGGACGACCTGATGGAGGCCCTGCAGGAGGGCCTGCGCAAGCGCCGGGTGGGCGGCGAGGTGGTGCGGGTGGAGGTGGCCGACGAGATGCCCGAGGAGGTGGTGCACCTGCTGATGGAGGGCACCGACGTGGAGCCGGAGGACGTGTACCGCACCAACGGCCCCCTCGGCCTCGACGACCTGATGAGCCTGATGGCGATCCCCCTCAGCCAGCTGCGGGACGCCCCCCACAAGGGACGCACGGCGCCGGCCCTGGTACGGGCCCAGCGCAGCCAGCTGGAGGACGGCTCGATCAAGCAGGAGGAGTTCGAGAGCATCTTCTCGGTGCTGCGGCGCGGCGATGTGCTGCTGCACCATCCCTTCGATCTGTTCTCCACGTCCGTTGAGGAATTCCTCAGCCAGGCCGCCGCCGATGCCTCGGTGCTGGCCATCAAGATGACCCTCTATCGCACATCGAAGGATTCGCCGGTGGTGGCCTCCCTGATCCGCGCCGCCGAGAACGGCAAGCAGGTGATGGCGCTGGTGGAGCTCAAGGCCCGTTTCGACGAGGACAACAACATTCAGTGGGCCCGCCAGCTGGAACGTTCCGGGGTGCATGTGGTCTACGGGGTGCTGGGACTCAAGACCCACACGAAGGTGCTGCTGGTGGTGCGGCGGGAGAAGGGGGCACTGCGGAGCTATGTGCACATCGGCACCGGCAACTACAACTCCAAGACCTCCTCGCTCTACACCGACATCGGATTGCTGACGGCCCGGGAGGACTTCGGCCAGGATCTGGTGGAACTGTTCAACTACCTGACTGGATTCTCCAAGCAGCAGAGCTTCCGCAAGTTGCTGGTGGCGCCCGTCACCCTGCGCAAGGGCATGGAGGGGTTGATCCGGCGGGAGATCGAGCACTCCAAGTCAGGACGCGGCGGACACATCAAGGCCAAGATGAATGCCCTGGTCGATCCGGCGATCATCGCCCTGCTCTACGAAGCCTCGGCCGCCGGGGTGAGGATCGAACTGATCATCCGCGGCATGTGCTGCCTCCGCCCGGGGGTGGAGGGGGTCAGCGAGGGCATCACGGTGGTGAGTGTCATCGGTCGCTTCCTGGAGCATTCACGGCTGTTCTGGTTCGCCAACGGCGGCCAGCCGGAGATGTTCTTCGGCAGCGCCGACTGGATGCCCCGCAACCTCGACCGACGGGTGGAGGCGGTGGCGCCGATCGAGGACCCGCGGCTCCAGCAGCAGATCGAGGCCTTGCTTGAGCTTTACCTCACCGATACGGGCGCCTGGCACATGCACAGCGATGGACACTTTGCACAGCGTCAGCACTCCGGCGAGCCGAAACTGACCCAGAACCTGCTGATGGAACGCTGGCGCGGCGGCCTTGCTTCGGAGGCCAAAGCGTAG
- a CDS encoding MFS transporter produces the protein MRLSRPSTLLCAFLTLLNDRLGESIVFPLLPFLLADFTADGRTLGLLAGSYAIAQFTFTPLIGALSDRYGRKPVITACVAGSVLGLGMFALTVILPWGRVWPEAAAAGLPLALLFAARLIDGVSGGTAATAAAVLADISTPERRARAFGLIGVAFGLGFILGPALGGLLGRISVSLPLLLAVGFAALNLVVVVTLLPETHPPQARLPLPRVWELQPFGQLQRVFADPRVRRLCAAFFLFFLGFSGFTALLVLYFKQAFGWGPGLSAGAFLVVGVVATVVQGGLIGPLVQRLGEWRLTQIGLGCVMAGFLLVPLADQGNAVPLVFTAVAILALGTGLVTPSLRSLVSRRLADSGQGAALGSLQGLQSLASFLGPPLAGLAYETIGRRSPFWLGIVLMAVVVWLVAAGTHRQAEATP, from the coding sequence GTGCGACTGTCGCGCCCCTCCACCCTCCTCTGTGCCTTCCTGACGCTGCTGAACGACCGGCTGGGGGAGAGCATCGTCTTCCCGCTGCTGCCGTTCCTGCTGGCGGACTTCACCGCCGACGGCCGCACCCTCGGCCTGCTGGCGGGCAGCTACGCCATCGCCCAGTTCACCTTCACCCCCCTGATCGGGGCCCTCAGCGACCGCTACGGCCGCAAGCCCGTGATCACCGCCTGCGTCGCCGGCTCGGTGCTGGGCCTGGGGATGTTCGCCCTCACCGTGATCCTGCCCTGGGGCCGCGTCTGGCCCGAGGCGGCCGCCGCCGGCCTGCCCCTGGCCCTGCTGTTCGCCGCCCGCCTGATCGACGGGGTGAGCGGCGGCACCGCCGCCACCGCCGCGGCGGTGCTGGCCGACATCTCGACGCCGGAACGGCGGGCCCGGGCCTTCGGCCTGATCGGCGTGGCCTTCGGGCTGGGGTTCATCCTCGGCCCGGCCCTGGGCGGTCTGCTGGGTCGCATCAGCGTGAGCCTGCCGCTGCTGCTCGCCGTGGGCTTCGCCGCGCTGAACCTGGTGGTGGTGGTGACCCTGCTGCCGGAAACCCATCCGCCCCAGGCGCGGTTGCCCCTGCCCAGGGTCTGGGAGCTGCAGCCCTTCGGCCAGCTGCAGCGGGTGTTCGCCGATCCGCGGGTGCGACGCCTCTGCGCCGCCTTCTTCCTGTTCTTCCTGGGGTTCAGCGGCTTCACCGCCCTGCTGGTACTGTACTTCAAGCAGGCCTTCGGCTGGGGCCCGGGCCTGTCGGCCGGGGCCTTCCTGGTGGTCGGCGTGGTGGCCACGGTGGTGCAGGGCGGCCTGATCGGCCCACTGGTGCAGCGGCTGGGCGAATGGCGCCTCACCCAGATCGGCCTGGGCTGCGTGATGGCGGGCTTCCTGCTGGTGCCCCTGGCGGATCAGGGCAATGCCGTGCCCCTGGTGTTCACGGCGGTGGCGATCCTGGCCCTGGGCACCGGCCTGGTGACCCCCAGCCTGCGCAGCCTGGTGTCACGGCGTCTGGCCGACAGCGGCCAGGGTGCCGCCCTGGGCAGCCTGCAGGGACTGCAGAGCCTGGCCAGCTTCCTCGGGCCGCCCCTGGCGGGGCTGGCCTACGAGACCATCGGCCGCCGCAGTCCGTTCTGGCTGGGGATCGTCCTGATGGCCGTCGTGGTGTGGCTTGTGGCGGCGGGAACCCACCGTCAAGCAGAGGCAACACCCTGA
- a CDS encoding glycosyltransferase family 4 protein, translating into MRVAFAHYSQENDISGVTTWLFSLARRLKDDNIEVAIHFVHSDVELGSEPLALQKLRRDGIEISRVSPQSTLEAEAQQTLEFLNKWQPSIFLPQCLPAHFAAAAHAGQKGLPWALTLHSDDPIYWESVHAFIHPKDRNHIVCVSEYLRDKLIGAGRAQHAHVIPCGVAIPQDLTTFNDSPFNMVFSGRIWERQKRASLVIQTFVKACQANPAMRATMIGEGYARQSCEELVNAHGLSHAITFTGALSPNQVRPHLADCQAILLMSDFEGLPVALLEAMALGVVPVARRIPSGIPELIVHEQTGLLVSEDPKDAAHALIRLSQDKHLWRSCSEQARRLVADRYNEETSYRKWRTLLETLLHDRDSSATIRFPIDTSVLTSIPKKNPYLNSISKRQKALTSRVRQLLRTTLARVKHFVKTIFQDLF; encoded by the coding sequence ATGAGAGTCGCTTTCGCTCATTATAGCCAAGAAAACGACATCAGCGGAGTAACGACTTGGCTCTTCTCCCTGGCCAGGCGTTTAAAGGACGACAATATAGAAGTCGCCATTCATTTCGTCCATTCGGATGTTGAACTGGGCTCTGAGCCGTTGGCGCTGCAGAAACTACGCAGAGACGGCATAGAGATCTCCCGCGTGTCACCTCAATCAACATTGGAAGCTGAGGCACAGCAAACGCTCGAGTTCCTCAATAAATGGCAGCCATCAATCTTTCTTCCCCAATGTCTTCCGGCCCATTTTGCTGCCGCTGCCCATGCGGGTCAGAAGGGACTGCCATGGGCACTGACCTTGCATTCAGACGATCCAATCTACTGGGAATCCGTCCATGCGTTCATTCACCCAAAGGACCGAAATCACATCGTATGCGTTTCTGAGTATTTACGCGACAAGCTGATCGGCGCAGGAAGGGCACAACATGCTCACGTCATTCCATGTGGGGTAGCGATCCCACAAGACCTTACCACCTTCAACGACTCGCCATTCAACATGGTCTTCAGCGGAAGAATATGGGAGCGGCAGAAACGAGCAAGCCTAGTCATCCAGACGTTTGTAAAAGCATGCCAAGCCAATCCTGCGATGAGAGCAACGATGATCGGAGAAGGCTATGCACGACAATCCTGCGAGGAGCTGGTCAACGCTCACGGACTGTCCCATGCCATCACGTTCACGGGTGCACTCTCTCCGAATCAGGTCAGACCTCATCTTGCGGATTGTCAAGCCATACTTCTCATGTCAGACTTTGAAGGGCTCCCCGTTGCACTACTGGAGGCGATGGCGTTGGGGGTCGTTCCCGTTGCAAGGAGGATACCCAGCGGGATCCCCGAACTGATTGTCCATGAGCAAACAGGACTGCTCGTCTCAGAAGATCCTAAGGATGCCGCCCATGCCCTGATTCGGCTTTCCCAAGACAAACACCTGTGGCGAAGCTGCTCGGAGCAAGCCAGAAGACTCGTCGCTGATCGGTACAATGAGGAGACGAGCTACCGGAAGTGGCGCACACTTCTTGAAACGCTCCTCCACGACAGGGATTCTTCCGCGACGATTCGTTTTCCGATCGATACGAGTGTGCTCACAAGTATCCCCAAGAAGAATCCGTATCTGAATTCAATCTCAAAGAGACAGAAAGCCCTCACGAGCAGAGTTCGCCAACTCCTTCGAACCACGCTCGCCAGAGTCAAGCACTTCGTGAAGACTATCTTTCAGGATCTCTTTTGA
- a CDS encoding fumarate reductase/succinate dehydrogenase flavoprotein subunit: MSTPMRLDPRLPEGPVATAWQRCRETLPLISPNRKQGLRILVVGSGLAGASAAASLAEQGYRVQVLTYHDSPRRAHSVAAQGGINAARNYANDGDSVERLFRDTVKGGDFRAREAGCHRLAEISGSIIDQCVAQGVPFAREYGGTLANRSFGGALVSRTFYARGQTGQQLLYGAYQAMLRQVAAGRVELLCRRDMLDLIVHDGRARGVVCRHQLTGALEVLRADAVLLATGGYSNVYYLSTNALKSNATAIWQAHRRGAWFANPCFTQIHPTCIPSGDVHQSKLTLMSESLRNDGRIWLPLRPGDDRPPAAIPEAERDYFLERQYPSYGNLVPRDLASRRARELCLEGRGVGPGGRSVYLDLAGAIARDGTEAIDARYGNLLEMYERITGDDPRATPMRIYPAPHYTMGGLWVDYHLMSTVPGLFVLGEANFSEHGANRLGASALMQALADGYFIAPATVTGWLAGAGAGVLADDHPACREAVAAVEARIGALRRTGGTQPVDVFHRRLGHLMIDACGISRRADRLTAALGELEALRQDFLGDLRLPDQDGVVDGELEKALRLEDFIGLADLMLRDALARQESCGAHFREDHQTPDGEALRDDERFAHIASWEHRPGATPLRHCEPLTYRSVVPGPRSYG; encoded by the coding sequence ATGAGCACGCCGATGCGGCTGGATCCGCGCCTGCCCGAGGGCCCCGTCGCCACCGCCTGGCAGCGGTGCCGGGAGACCTTGCCGCTGATCAGCCCCAACCGCAAGCAGGGGCTGCGGATCCTGGTGGTGGGCAGCGGCCTGGCGGGGGCTTCGGCGGCCGCCAGCCTGGCCGAGCAGGGCTACCGGGTTCAGGTGCTGACCTACCACGACAGCCCGCGCCGGGCCCATTCCGTGGCCGCCCAGGGGGGCATCAACGCCGCCCGTAACTACGCCAACGACGGCGACAGCGTCGAGCGCCTGTTCCGCGACACGGTGAAGGGCGGCGATTTCCGCGCCCGGGAAGCCGGCTGCCACCGGCTGGCCGAGATCAGCGGGTCGATCATCGACCAGTGTGTGGCCCAGGGGGTGCCCTTCGCCCGGGAGTACGGCGGCACCCTCGCCAACCGCAGCTTCGGCGGCGCCCTGGTGAGCCGCACCTTCTACGCCCGCGGCCAGACGGGCCAACAGCTGCTCTACGGCGCCTACCAGGCGATGCTGCGCCAGGTGGCCGCCGGGCGGGTGGAGCTGCTCTGCCGCCGCGACATGCTCGACCTGATCGTCCATGACGGCAGGGCCAGGGGGGTGGTCTGCCGCCACCAGCTCACCGGCGCCCTCGAGGTGCTCCGTGCCGATGCGGTGCTGCTCGCCACCGGTGGCTATTCGAACGTCTACTACCTCTCCACCAATGCCCTGAAGTCGAACGCCACGGCGATCTGGCAGGCCCATCGGCGGGGAGCCTGGTTCGCCAACCCCTGCTTCACCCAGATCCACCCCACTTGCATCCCCAGCGGCGACGTCCACCAGAGCAAGCTCACCCTGATGAGCGAGAGCCTGCGCAACGACGGCCGGATCTGGCTGCCGCTGCGCCCCGGCGACGACCGGCCGCCGGCGGCGATTCCGGAGGCGGAGCGGGACTACTTCCTCGAGCGCCAGTACCCCAGCTACGGCAATCTGGTGCCGCGGGATCTGGCCTCACGCCGCGCCCGCGAGCTCTGCCTGGAGGGCCGGGGCGTCGGGCCCGGGGGGCGTTCGGTCTACCTCGATCTGGCCGGGGCCATTGCCCGGGACGGCACCGAGGCGATCGACGCCCGCTACGGGAACCTGCTGGAGATGTACGAGCGAATCACGGGCGACGACCCCAGAGCCACGCCGATGCGGATCTATCCCGCCCCCCACTACACGATGGGGGGGCTGTGGGTCGACTATCACCTGATGAGCACGGTGCCGGGGCTGTTCGTGCTCGGGGAGGCCAACTTTTCCGAGCACGGGGCCAACCGGCTCGGGGCCAGTGCCCTGATGCAGGCCCTGGCCGATGGTTACTTCATCGCCCCGGCGACGGTCACGGGCTGGCTGGCCGGCGCCGGTGCCGGTGTCCTGGCGGACGACCACCCGGCCTGCCGGGAGGCGGTGGCGGCCGTGGAGGCGCGCATCGGCGCTCTGCGACGCACGGGGGGGACCCAGCCCGTGGATGTCTTCCACCGCCGGCTGGGCCACCTGATGATCGACGCCTGCGGCATCAGCCGTCGCGCCGATCGCCTCACGGCGGCGCTCGGAGAGCTGGAGGCCCTGCGCCAGGACTTCCTCGGGGATCTGCGCCTCCCGGACCAGGACGGTGTGGTCGACGGCGAGCTGGAGAAGGCCCTGCGGCTGGAGGACTTCATCGGGCTGGCGGATCTGATGCTGCGGGACGCCCTGGCGCGGCAGGAATCCTGCGGCGCCCACTTCCGCGAGGACCATCAGACCCCGGACGGGGAAGCCCTGCGGGACGACGAGCGCTTCGCCCACATCGCGTCCTGGGAGCACCGGCCCGGAGCCACCCCCCTGCGCCACTGCGAGCCCCTCACCTACCGATCCGTTGTGCCGGGACCGCGAAGCTACGGCTGA
- a CDS encoding glycosyltransferase family 2 protein, with translation MKSHTMSPLVSVIIPNYNHERFLAERLNSILGQTFQDFELIILDDASKDNSARVIQEIIAQHPHRLVQNRVNSGCPCAQWIQGILMAKGRYIWIAESDDTCETSFLDQMVTSLQNGGVLSYCRTKAIDSKGNPISGQQFWPDTFDSTRWKSSFLLSSRNLCRNFMARGNVIANASSVVFLKPTSDVLKKLAEATRGTRFTGDWLFWCHFLMLTPGLVSFESRELSGFRFHDQTTRKVESLGSVNRSKERQRFFEYSCAVKSILRVTRPWPRGYWLQLAARGYWDWIFSEYLFRFQPKPHEKLFITALHGPLRLGLYLRLLSSRSRQFRYWGSF, from the coding sequence ATGAAGAGCCACACCATGAGTCCCTTGGTGAGTGTCATCATCCCGAACTACAATCATGAACGTTTCTTGGCAGAACGTCTTAACTCGATTCTTGGCCAGACGTTCCAAGATTTTGAGCTCATCATTCTTGATGATGCCTCTAAAGACAACTCGGCGAGGGTGATACAAGAGATCATCGCCCAACATCCTCATCGCCTTGTGCAGAACAGAGTCAACTCAGGGTGTCCCTGCGCCCAATGGATCCAGGGCATCCTGATGGCGAAGGGAAGATATATCTGGATTGCAGAGTCAGATGACACATGCGAAACCAGTTTTCTTGACCAGATGGTGACCTCACTCCAGAACGGAGGAGTGCTTTCTTACTGTAGGACCAAAGCAATTGACAGCAAAGGCAATCCGATCAGCGGTCAACAGTTCTGGCCTGATACCTTTGATTCAACTCGCTGGAAAAGCTCATTCTTGCTCAGCAGCCGCAACCTATGCCGTAACTTCATGGCAAGAGGGAACGTCATCGCAAATGCCAGTTCTGTGGTATTCCTGAAGCCGACCAGTGACGTCCTGAAGAAATTGGCAGAGGCAACGAGAGGCACTCGCTTTACTGGCGATTGGCTCTTCTGGTGCCATTTTCTTATGCTTACCCCAGGCCTAGTGAGTTTTGAGTCCAGGGAGCTTTCGGGCTTCCGCTTTCACGATCAGACTACTCGCAAGGTTGAAAGCCTTGGCAGCGTCAATCGAAGCAAGGAAAGGCAAAGATTCTTCGAATACTCCTGTGCAGTCAAGTCGATTTTGCGCGTCACTCGGCCATGGCCTCGTGGTTACTGGTTACAACTCGCAGCAAGGGGGTACTGGGACTGGATCTTCTCAGAATACCTGTTCCGATTCCAACCAAAACCGCATGAAAAGCTCTTCATTACGGCTCTGCACGGTCCCCTACGACTCGGGCTATACCTCAGATTGCTCAGCTCCAGAAGCAGGCAATTTCGCTATTGGGGCTCATTCTGA